The Humulus lupulus chromosome 3, drHumLupu1.1, whole genome shotgun sequence genome window below encodes:
- the LOC133823736 gene encoding uncharacterized protein LOC133823736 yields the protein MDKFLNAEAVFMSEGAFDHCPVVLSVYPVVAEGKKPFRYFRMCQKVPDFKKRLERNWLVKDGGAPMFQLIQKLKRIKKLLKEINKSEIGDIQAAHARSYQALIVCQAELTQNPLITKEKEARTKYNERNATYLSFLQQKAKLHWMKDGDDNTSLFHTSIWTRKAMNRIYSIKDMDGVWVDKPDQVIPAFLNFYYSLLGSKMEGRKSVLPQVINQGPSITEVHTCLLTSEFSNEEVKATVFEIPSNKSPGPDGFSSFFFQDNWEVVGNTVCEAVISFLHTGKLLKEINSTTLTLIPKAKRGLRQGDPLSPLLGLKLFSQTSGLQRSETKSALYCSNMDDFEVERVINYAGFTRQHLPFRYLGIPICAKRISTTECEILVEKMVQRIKVWSTRNLSYAGKATLVNSVLPEIHTYWAQIMILPTKVLQQVNTICRNFLWKGLAESSSSGQWLRKKDSLWVRWKHVVYIGDEDWWVYKAPSVSSWYWKQIVKVKEKYKDLNLTHLCSNGIYKIAEGYKALAISHRKVPWYREVWNRTTIPKHRFILWLAVLDRLQLKDRLFRFNISIDDQCLMCGSSKESRDHVFFDCYLSSTCLRHIKSWLDWKSAANIIHTLLRWIAKSRLSWFRKQVFTVALAALIYKLWWCSVMPQIS from the exons ATGGATAAATTTCTGAATGCAGAGGCTGTGTTTATGTCAGAAGGTGCTTTTGATCATTGCCCTGTTGTTCTCTCTGTTTACCCAGTTGTTGCGGAAGGGAAGAAACCTTTTAGGTACTTTAGAATGTGTCAAAAAGTTCCAGATTTTAAGAAGAGGTTGGAAAGGAATTGGCTAGTCAAAGATGGTGGAGCACCAATGTTTCAGCTTATTCAGAAGCTAAAAAGAATAAAGAAGTTACTAAAGGAGATTAATAAGAGTGAGATTGGGGATATTCAAGCAGCACATGCTCGGAGTTATCAAGCTCTCATTGTATGCCAAGCTGAATTAACTCAGAACCCCCTTATCACTAAGGAAAAGGAGGCCAGAACAAAATACAATGAAAGAAATGCAACTTATCTCTCATTTCTTCAACAGAAAGCTAAGTTACATTGGATGAAGGATGGCGATGATAATACTTCTTTATTTCACACTAGTATTTGGACTAGAAAGGCTATGAATAGGATTTATTCAATCAAGGACATGGATGGTGTTTGGGTTGATAAACCAGATCAAGTGATTCCAGCATTTCTGAACTTttattacagcctcttgggaAGTAAAATGGAAGGAAGGAAATCAGTGTTGCCTCAAGTTATTAATCAAGGTCCGAGCATCACAGAAGTTCACACTTGCTTATTAACATCAGAGttttctaatgaagaagtgaaagcAACTGTTTTTGAGATTCCTAGTAATAAGTCTCCGGGTCCAGATGGATTCAGCAGCTTTTTCTTTCAAGACAACTGGGAGGTGGTTGGCAATACAGTCTGTGAAGCTGTTATATCATTTCTGCACACAGGAAAATTACTCAAAGAGATTAATTCTACAACTCTAACTCTGATTCCCAAAG CTAAAAGAGGTCTAAGGCAGGGGGATCCATTATCTCCATTACT AGGACTGAAACTATTTTCCCAAACATCTGGTCTGCAACGAAGTGAAACAAAATCAGCTTTATATTGTAGTAATATGGATGACTTCGAAGTGGAAAGAGTAATTAATTATGCTGGCTTTACAAGGCAGCATTTACCATTTCGATATCTGGGGATCCCTATTTGTGCAAAGCGAATCTCAACAACTGAGTGTGAAATTCTGGTGGAGAAAATGGTCCAACGGATTAAAGTATGGAGCACTAGGAATCTTTCCTATGCGGGCAAAGCAACGTTGGTGAATTCAGTGTTGCCGGAAATTCATACTTATTGGGCTCAGATAATGATACTCCCTACAAAGGTTCTGCAACAAGTAAATACAATTTGCAGGAACTTTTTATGGAAAGGCCTGGCTGAGTCTAGTAGTTCAGGGCAG TGGCTTCGAAAAAAAGATTCTTTATGGGTAAGATGGAAACATGTTGTGTATATTGGGGATGAAGATTGGTGGGTCTACAAAGCTCCGAGTGTCAGCAGTTGGTATTGGAAGCAGATTGTCAAAGTTAAGGAGAAATACAAGGACCTTAATCTGACTCATCTTTGCTCTAATGGGATTTATAAGATTGCTGAGGGATACAAAGCTCTTGCTATATCACACCGAAAGGTTCCCTGGTATAGGGAAGTCTGGAATAGAACTACTATACCAAAGCATAGATTCATTCTATGGCTTGCGGTTCTGGACAGGTTACAATTGAAGGACAGATTGTTCAGATTCAATATATCTATTGATGATCAATGTCTTATGTGTGGTAGTAGCAAGGAATCAAGAGACCATGTATtctttgattgttatttgagttcTACTTGCTTGAGGCATATTAAGAGCTGGTTGGATTGGAAATCGGCAGCTAACATTATACATACACTGCTAAGATGGATAGCCAAGTCACGACTAAGCTGGTTTAGGAAGCAAGTCTTTACGGTGGCACTGGCAGCTTTGATATACAAGCTTTGGTGGtgcagtgtaatgccccaaatttcctaa